The Sphingomonas alpina genome has a segment encoding these proteins:
- the moaB gene encoding molybdenum cofactor biosynthesis protein B: MPIDESAAFLPVRIAVMTVSDTRTIADDRSGDALVDRLLAAGHVLADRTIVLDDVATIAGRLTRWIDDDQVDCVITTGGTGVTGRDVTPEAIERVQDKPIPGFGELFRWLSFQTIGTSTIQSRACACVARGTYIFALPGSTGAVKDGWDGILRDQLDSRHKPCNFVELMPRLMER; the protein is encoded by the coding sequence GTGCCAATTGACGAGAGCGCCGCATTCCTGCCGGTCAGGATCGCGGTGATGACGGTGTCCGACACTCGCACGATCGCCGACGACCGGTCGGGCGACGCGCTGGTCGATCGGCTGCTCGCTGCGGGGCATGTGCTCGCTGACCGGACGATCGTCCTCGATGACGTTGCGACGATCGCCGGCCGGCTGACGCGGTGGATCGACGACGATCAGGTCGACTGCGTGATCACCACCGGCGGCACGGGCGTGACCGGGCGCGACGTGACGCCCGAAGCGATCGAACGGGTTCAGGACAAGCCTATTCCCGGTTTTGGCGAGTTATTCCGCTGGCTGAGCTTCCAGACGATCGGCACGTCGACGATCCAGTCGCGCGCCTGCGCGTGCGTGGCGCGCGGCACCTATATCTTCGCGCTGCCGGGATCGACCGGTGCGGTGAAGGACGGGTGGGACGGCATCCTCAGGGATCAACTCGACAGCCGGCACAAGCCCTGCAACTTCGTCGAGCTGATGCCGCGGCTGATGGAGCGATAA
- a CDS encoding YbjN domain-containing protein — protein sequence MLRMAISALALSGALAVATPALAKGEAQDRVIDISDIKTVAGVMMQAGYKADIKKSESGQEYIASGVNGSEFTVRFYGCKNNTGCDSLEFFSWYKKQPHFSPALANEWNRDKRFLKVAIDADGDLVEYIYLSAIGKTTYANFIDYIEWYAQMDVSLGKFLNEKAEPAKETAKDAAK from the coding sequence ATGTTGAGAATGGCCATTTCCGCACTGGCGCTGTCCGGCGCCCTGGCCGTCGCCACGCCCGCGCTGGCAAAGGGCGAGGCTCAGGACCGCGTCATCGATATCAGCGATATCAAGACTGTCGCCGGGGTGATGATGCAGGCGGGGTACAAGGCGGACATCAAGAAGAGCGAGTCCGGCCAGGAATATATCGCCAGCGGCGTCAACGGCAGCGAGTTCACCGTGCGCTTCTATGGCTGCAAGAACAACACCGGGTGCGATTCGCTCGAATTCTTTTCCTGGTACAAGAAACAGCCGCATTTCTCGCCGGCGCTGGCCAATGAGTGGAATCGCGACAAAAGATTTCTGAAGGTGGCGATCGACGCGGATGGCGATCTGGTGGAGTATATCTATCTCAGCGCAATCGGCAAAACGACCTATGCCAATTTCATCGACTATATCGAATGGTATGCGCAGATGGACGTTTCGCTCGGCAAGTTCCTGAATGAAAAGGCCGAGCCGGCGAAAGAGACCGCCAAGGACGCGGCGAAATAA
- a CDS encoding electron transfer flavoprotein-ubiquinone oxidoreductase — translation MSDRESMPYDVVIVGAGPAGLAAAIRLKQLAAEKGSDLSVCVLEKGSEVGAHILSGAVVDPKALDELIPDWRERGCPMAEVPVNDNQHWILTRTKQFGMPHFVTPPFMHNKGTYTGSLGNLCRWLAGQAEELGVEIFPGFAAAEVLFNADGSVKGVATGDMGVARDGTHKPDYTPGLELHAKYTFFGEGVRGHLSKELIRNFDLAKDSQPQVYGLGIKELWDIDPENHFPGRVIHTQGWPLTETEGSNGGGFLYHQANGQVALGFVTWLNYSNPYLSPFQEMQRWKTHPAIAAILKGGKRVSYGARAISDGGFQAVPKLVFPGGALIGDSAGFLNVPRIKGSHTAMKSGMMAAEAAFDAVTAGREHDELGAYPDAYQTSWVAKELSKVRNVLPLVEKFGELIGSGLAGITMWAEHLGIKMPFTMKHHKDNETLWRKDLVKPIAYPKPDGVLTFDRLSSVFLSNTNHEEDQPVHLTLKDPAIPVEYDLPMYDEPAQRYCPAGVYEIVGEETGDPKFVINAQNCVHCKTCDIKDPTQNINWVVPEGGGGPNYPNM, via the coding sequence ATGAGCGACCGTGAGTCGATGCCCTATGACGTGGTGATCGTCGGTGCAGGCCCGGCAGGGCTGGCCGCGGCGATCCGGCTGAAGCAGCTTGCCGCCGAAAAGGGCAGCGACCTGTCGGTCTGTGTGCTGGAAAAGGGCTCCGAAGTCGGCGCGCATATCCTGTCGGGCGCGGTCGTCGATCCAAAGGCGCTCGACGAGCTGATCCCCGATTGGCGCGAGCGCGGCTGCCCGATGGCGGAAGTGCCGGTCAACGACAACCAGCACTGGATCCTGACCCGGACCAAGCAGTTCGGCATGCCGCACTTCGTCACGCCCCCCTTCATGCACAACAAGGGCACCTATACCGGCAGCCTGGGCAATCTGTGCCGCTGGCTGGCGGGGCAGGCGGAAGAGCTTGGCGTCGAGATATTCCCCGGTTTTGCGGCTGCGGAAGTGCTGTTCAACGCCGATGGCTCGGTCAAGGGCGTGGCGACGGGCGATATGGGCGTGGCGCGCGACGGCACGCACAAGCCGGATTACACGCCGGGCCTTGAGCTGCACGCCAAATACACCTTCTTCGGCGAAGGCGTGCGCGGGCACCTTTCGAAGGAACTGATCCGCAATTTCGACCTGGCCAAAGACAGCCAGCCGCAGGTCTATGGCCTGGGCATCAAGGAACTTTGGGACATCGATCCCGAAAATCACTTTCCCGGCCGCGTGATCCATACCCAGGGATGGCCGTTAACCGAGACCGAGGGCTCGAATGGCGGCGGCTTCCTCTATCACCAAGCCAATGGTCAGGTCGCGCTCGGCTTCGTCACCTGGCTCAACTATTCCAACCCCTATCTCTCGCCGTTCCAGGAAATGCAGCGCTGGAAGACACATCCGGCAATCGCGGCGATCCTGAAGGGTGGCAAGCGGGTTTCCTATGGCGCGCGTGCGATCAGCGATGGCGGATTCCAGGCAGTACCGAAGCTGGTCTTCCCTGGTGGTGCGTTGATCGGCGACAGCGCCGGTTTTCTTAACGTACCGCGCATCAAGGGCAGCCATACCGCGATGAAATCGGGCATGATGGCTGCCGAGGCGGCGTTCGACGCCGTGACGGCGGGTCGCGAACATGACGAACTGGGCGCTTATCCCGACGCGTATCAGACCAGCTGGGTGGCCAAGGAATTGTCCAAGGTCCGCAATGTATTGCCGCTGGTCGAGAAGTTCGGCGAGCTGATCGGGTCGGGTCTGGCCGGCATCACCATGTGGGCCGAGCATCTCGGCATAAAAATGCCCTTCACGATGAAGCACCACAAGGACAATGAGACGCTGTGGCGCAAGGACCTGGTCAAGCCGATCGCCTATCCCAAGCCTGATGGCGTGCTGACTTTCGATCGCCTTTCCTCGGTGTTCCTGTCGAACACCAATCACGAGGAGGATCAGCCGGTCCATCTGACGCTCAAGGATCCGGCCATCCCGGTCGAGTATGACCTGCCAATGTATGACGAGCCGGCGCAACGCTATTGCCCGGCGGGCGTTTACGAGATTGTGGGCGAAGAAACCGGCGATCCCAAATTCGTCATCAACGCCCAGAACTGCGTCCACTGCAAGACGTGCGACATCAAGGATCCGACCCAGAACATCAACTGGGTCGTCCCCGAAGGCGGCGGAGGGCCGAACTATCCGAACATGTAA
- a CDS encoding EAL domain-containing protein yields the protein MFSVLACIQHQHDWRLIVVAAVICLIGSFTTMLLFQRVQECDRAHRYRWMATAAVTCGTGIWATHFIAMLAYDSGFPIRYAPYATALSIIVAIATAGVASIVAHGRGSAASFAGGGAVLGLGIAAMHFTGMAAIEAPARLSYDVPVTVSAVLAGTIFASLALVAFHAFRGIRRFTIATALFVLAICSLHFTSMSGITLRPDPSIIVTGASIDRSLLAGIVIAVSTALSLAAFGAAFLDRHLTDLRGLANASLEGLLIVRDDRILDINERLVELSGWTSSQLTGRSPTTILVLGPEGLNCCSDTDGPSEITLLHADGGEIPIEILCRTIEYRGRESHVLVVRDITERKKSERRIEHLAHHDALTDLPNRALFDDRMDLALRLAAQRDEQVAILCLDLDRFKAANDIFGHGEGDRILRKVADILRDVTGPTDTIARLGGDEFAIIQSGAPQPESAGQLADRVLASFAERMNMARDPKAVGVTIGIAVFPADGSNSDELRTNADTALYRAKGAGRGTACFFDAAMDETARIRRELGHDLRRAILRNELSVAYQPLIAARTGQVAGYEALLRWIHPERGVIGPATFIPIAEESGTIVDLGAWVLEQACAEAARWAEPLTIAVNVSPVQFQLPNFCEQVADVLSRTKLDGTRLELEITEAVLMRDREAVLVLLHRLRALGVRIVMDDFGTGYSSLSNLQSFPFDKIKIDGSFTAAIEHDEAARSIVRAIIGLGHSLNLPVVTEGVETEAQRLIVTEQNCSQLQGFLLGKPGAEPSSAVLPAEIVQLDSARLNRA from the coding sequence ATGTTTTCTGTCCTAGCTTGCATTCAACACCAGCATGATTGGCGGCTGATTGTCGTCGCGGCGGTAATTTGCCTGATCGGTAGCTTCACCACCATGCTTTTGTTCCAGCGCGTGCAGGAATGCGACCGCGCGCACCGATATCGCTGGATGGCGACGGCGGCGGTTACTTGTGGCACCGGCATATGGGCGACGCATTTCATCGCAATGCTCGCTTATGACAGCGGCTTCCCGATCCGCTATGCGCCCTATGCGACGGCCCTGTCGATTATCGTCGCGATTGCTACCGCCGGCGTTGCCAGCATCGTGGCGCATGGGCGCGGCAGTGCCGCATCATTTGCGGGCGGCGGTGCCGTGCTTGGCCTTGGCATTGCCGCCATGCATTTCACCGGGATGGCGGCGATCGAAGCGCCGGCACGGCTCAGCTATGATGTGCCGGTGACCGTATCGGCCGTGCTGGCCGGCACCATATTCGCGTCCCTCGCTCTGGTGGCATTCCATGCTTTCCGTGGCATCCGGCGATTTACGATCGCCACGGCGCTGTTCGTCCTGGCAATCTGCAGCCTCCATTTCACCTCGATGAGCGGCATCACGCTGCGGCCCGACCCCAGCATTATCGTCACTGGCGCATCGATCGACCGTTCGCTGCTCGCCGGCATTGTCATTGCCGTTTCAACGGCACTCAGCCTCGCAGCGTTCGGCGCTGCCTTTCTCGACCGCCATCTCACCGACCTGAGAGGGCTGGCCAACGCATCGCTCGAAGGCTTGCTGATCGTCCGGGACGATCGGATCCTTGACATCAATGAACGTCTTGTCGAGCTGTCGGGCTGGACATCATCCCAGCTGACCGGTCGTTCACCGACCACCATACTCGTGCTGGGACCGGAAGGCCTGAATTGCTGCAGCGACACCGACGGGCCGTCCGAGATCACGCTTCTGCACGCCGATGGCGGCGAGATTCCGATCGAGATATTATGCCGGACGATCGAATATCGCGGACGCGAATCCCATGTCCTGGTGGTTCGGGATATCACCGAACGCAAGAAATCGGAGCGCAGGATCGAGCATCTGGCGCACCATGATGCACTGACCGACCTGCCCAATCGCGCGCTGTTCGACGATCGCATGGATCTGGCGCTGCGCCTTGCCGCGCAACGGGATGAGCAGGTCGCAATTCTCTGCCTTGACCTGGATCGTTTCAAGGCTGCCAACGACATCTTCGGCCATGGCGAAGGCGATCGCATCCTGCGCAAGGTGGCCGACATTCTCCGCGACGTGACGGGCCCGACCGACACGATCGCGCGACTTGGCGGGGACGAGTTCGCGATCATCCAATCCGGCGCTCCTCAGCCGGAATCGGCCGGCCAGCTCGCGGACCGCGTGCTGGCCAGCTTTGCCGAGCGGATGAACATGGCCCGCGATCCCAAGGCTGTCGGCGTTACCATCGGCATTGCGGTTTTCCCGGCCGATGGATCGAACAGCGATGAATTGCGTACCAATGCGGACACCGCGCTGTATCGCGCCAAGGGCGCCGGTCGCGGCACCGCCTGCTTCTTCGATGCAGCGATGGACGAAACCGCCCGCATCCGGCGTGAACTGGGACATGACCTGCGGCGTGCGATCCTGCGCAACGAGCTTTCCGTCGCTTATCAACCACTGATCGCTGCACGGACCGGCCAGGTGGCCGGCTATGAGGCGCTGTTGCGCTGGATTCATCCGGAACGCGGGGTGATCGGCCCCGCCACCTTCATTCCGATCGCGGAGGAGAGCGGCACGATCGTCGATCTCGGCGCATGGGTGCTGGAACAGGCCTGTGCCGAAGCCGCGCGCTGGGCGGAACCGCTGACCATCGCGGTCAATGTCTCACCGGTGCAGTTTCAGCTGCCCAATTTCTGCGAACAGGTGGCGGACGTGCTGAGCCGGACAAAGCTGGACGGCACCCGGCTTGAACTCGAGATCACCGAAGCGGTCCTGATGCGGGATCGCGAAGCCGTTCTGGTGCTGTTGCATCGCCTGAGGGCACTTGGCGTGCGCATCGTGATGGACGATTTCGGCACCGGCTATTCGTCGCTCAGCAATCTACAAAGCTTCCCGTTCGACAAGATCAAGATCGACGGCAGCTTCACGGCGGCGATCGAACATGACGAAGCCGCGCGATCGATCGTCCGGGCGATCATCGGGTTGGGTCACAGCCTCAATTTGCCGGTTGTGACCGAGGGGGTCGAGACAGAGGCGCAGCGCCTGATCGTCACCGAACAGAATTGCTCGCAATTGCAGGGCTTTCTGCTCGGCAAACCCGGCGCGGAGCCCAGCAGCGCAGTTCTCCCGGCGGAGATTGTTCAACTGGACAGCGCACGACTGAATCGGGCTTGA
- a CDS encoding uracil-DNA glycosylase, translating to MGADQNFDWRHAAASAIDWWREAGVDATIDEAPRNWLARVAATPVVETAPDVVAPFVLPDTMDAFLAWRSGPDAPEAGWPEQMIPAQGTVSSDLMVLVDLPEREDAATATLMSGAVGRLFDRMLAAIGRDRNSVYLAAVCTARPTSGRVTPEMEERLHELVRHHVALAAPKRVLLLGNAPSRALLGADAARARGGLRTLNLKVGTVETEIEAVASFHPRFLLEKPAFKAEAWKDLQMLIGGLDS from the coding sequence ATGGGGGCTGACCAAAATTTCGACTGGCGACACGCCGCTGCAAGCGCAATCGACTGGTGGCGCGAGGCCGGGGTTGATGCGACGATCGACGAAGCTCCGCGCAACTGGCTGGCGCGCGTAGCGGCGACGCCCGTCGTCGAGACTGCGCCCGATGTCGTGGCGCCGTTCGTCTTGCCCGATACGATGGATGCCTTTCTCGCCTGGCGGTCGGGGCCCGATGCGCCAGAAGCCGGCTGGCCGGAGCAAATGATCCCGGCGCAAGGCACTGTATCGTCGGATCTGATGGTGCTGGTAGACCTGCCGGAGCGCGAGGACGCAGCAACCGCGACGTTGATGAGTGGCGCCGTCGGACGATTGTTCGATCGAATGCTTGCAGCGATCGGGCGCGATCGCAATTCGGTTTATCTCGCCGCCGTCTGTACAGCCCGGCCGACGAGCGGGCGGGTCACGCCCGAAATGGAAGAACGGCTGCACGAACTGGTTCGGCATCATGTCGCGCTCGCCGCGCCAAAACGGGTGCTTTTGCTCGGCAATGCGCCGAGCCGTGCGTTGCTTGGGGCGGATGCGGCGCGAGCGCGCGGTGGTTTACGAACGCTTAACCTTAAGGTTGGCACGGTGGAAACCGAGATTGAGGCGGTCGCGAGTTTCCATCCGCGCTTCCTGCTCGAAAAACCGGCTTTCAAGGCCGAGGCCTGGAAAGACCTGCAGATGTTGATCGGGGGATTGGATTCATGA
- a CDS encoding Crp/Fnr family transcriptional regulator, which produces MFSTAGLVLQLSYALLVAAMLSGKPRLMRLLIALAAILILLRAALLVHDGAAIVWMAILLTAWLLKLWGDRRENAATTLFDEREEAMRSGCLNDLPRGAARLFIDQGLWLEGATGEILTNEGQTVDHIYFLASGEARASSGGRTVGMCRPGDLIGEATVLSGGAATATVTLVSPATFWCASTADVRQFLDDHDSLRITIERSFSNALREKLRAANRLIATS; this is translated from the coding sequence ATGTTTTCGACGGCGGGGCTTGTTCTGCAATTGAGCTATGCGCTGCTGGTCGCGGCGATGCTCTCCGGCAAGCCGCGCTTGATGCGATTGCTGATCGCGCTGGCGGCGATCCTCATCCTCTTGCGTGCAGCTCTGCTGGTTCATGACGGCGCGGCGATCGTGTGGATGGCAATTCTGCTCACTGCCTGGCTGTTGAAACTATGGGGCGACCGGCGCGAAAATGCCGCGACGACGCTGTTCGACGAGCGGGAGGAAGCGATGCGGAGTGGGTGTCTGAACGACCTGCCGCGCGGCGCCGCCCGCCTGTTCATCGATCAGGGTTTGTGGCTCGAAGGAGCGACCGGCGAAATTCTGACCAACGAAGGGCAGACGGTCGACCATATCTATTTCCTCGCCAGTGGAGAAGCACGGGCAAGCAGTGGCGGCCGGACCGTGGGCATGTGTCGCCCTGGCGATCTGATCGGTGAAGCGACTGTCCTGTCAGGCGGCGCCGCGACGGCTACCGTCACCCTGGTATCGCCAGCGACCTTCTGGTGCGCTTCGACCGCCGATGTCCGACAATTTCTCGATGACCATGACAGCCTGCGTATCACGATCGAGCGCAGCTTCTCAAACGCGCTGAGAGAGAAATTGCGCGCCGCCAATCGCCTCATCGCCACCAGCTAG
- a CDS encoding PA0069 family radical SAM protein, producing MAGNRPTRGATLNRDSVRFNLPEREADGDWLDAQGDIDGEAPKLRTTVTIEKPRTIITRNQSPDVGFDRSINPYRGCEHGCIYCFARPTHAYHDLSPGLDFESRLFAKPSAAILLRAELSKPGYIARPIAFGTNTDPYQPIEAEWRITRACIEVLAETGHPLTITTKSDRVVRDIDLLAPMAARGLAAVALSVTSLDPRIAMTIEPRAPAPERRLAAVRKLADAGIPTHVSIAPVIPAITDHEMEHLLQRAAQAGARTASFLPVRLPHEVAPLFRAWLDTHFPDRAGKVMATIRDIRGGRDNDPNFGTRMRGQGPWAELLRTRFHIACRKYGLNGDRIIVRSDLFRAPRGPQGDLFG from the coding sequence ATGGCCGGAAATCGCCCGACGCGTGGCGCCACGCTCAATCGTGACAGTGTCCGCTTCAACCTCCCCGAGCGCGAAGCGGACGGCGACTGGCTTGATGCGCAGGGCGATATTGACGGCGAAGCACCCAAGCTGCGCACCACGGTGACGATCGAGAAACCGCGCACGATCATCACCCGCAATCAGTCGCCGGACGTCGGCTTCGACCGCTCGATCAACCCGTATCGCGGGTGTGAACATGGCTGCATCTATTGTTTCGCCCGGCCGACGCATGCCTATCACGATTTGTCACCCGGCCTGGATTTCGAGAGCCGGTTGTTCGCCAAGCCCAGCGCGGCGATCCTGTTGCGCGCCGAACTGTCGAAGCCAGGCTATATCGCCAGGCCGATTGCGTTCGGGACCAATACCGACCCTTACCAGCCGATCGAGGCCGAATGGCGCATCACGCGCGCATGCATCGAGGTGCTGGCCGAGACCGGCCATCCGCTGACCATCACGACCAAATCCGATCGCGTCGTGCGGGACATCGATCTGCTGGCGCCGATGGCGGCACGCGGGCTGGCGGCAGTGGCATTGTCGGTGACCTCGCTCGATCCGCGCATCGCCATGACGATCGAGCCACGCGCCCCCGCGCCCGAAAGGCGACTGGCGGCAGTTCGCAAACTGGCCGATGCGGGAATTCCGACCCATGTCTCGATCGCGCCGGTCATTCCAGCGATCACCGATCACGAGATGGAACACCTCCTCCAACGCGCTGCCCAAGCCGGCGCGCGCACGGCATCCTTTCTGCCGGTGCGCCTGCCACATGAGGTTGCCCCATTGTTCCGCGCATGGCTCGATACGCATTTTCCCGACCGCGCGGGCAAGGTGATGGCAACGATCCGGGACATCCGCGGCGGGCGTGACAATGATCCCAATTTCGGCACGCGGATGCGCGGGCAAGGGCCATGGGCGGAACTGCTCCGGACGCGGTTCCACATCGCGTGCCGGAAATATGGATTGAACGGCGACCGCATTATCGTGCGCAGCGATCTGTTCCGGGCACCCAGAGGTCCGCAGGGCGACCTGTTCGGCTAG
- a CDS encoding lytic transglycosylase domain-containing protein — MIRNATGKALLACAMAVVPLGHAYAADTADGAIPDTARVDVARSGTGIPVQLDATQRDGYRAVFASIRAQKWLDAQIQLDSMKPGPLHAIAKAELLTAKGSPKADLDPLMKLLNEAPELPQATQILTMAKSRGAIDLPSLPETRRLTWLGSAPVRTRAKSIKSDLLAAELAIRMQPFVKADQGAEAQALLDATQGLTPEAQTEWEQKVSWIYYLQGDDANARTMAAKAARGVGDWAVQGDWVNALAAWRQHDCTAAESGFETVAARASDIELRAAGQYWAARADMACGRPERIEARLKSASQYRETFYGLLARQTLGIRDTTPRTASYIAGDWQALGRRPNIRVAAALVEIGENNLADEVIKQQAKLGDPSEFGSLVRLTSTLNLPGTLVWLAHNGPVGAAASIEARYPAPNWTPDGGWRVDRSLVYAHTLQESKFRTDVVSSAGAYGLMQVRPGAASDIARKQGRSFDRSALTRPSTNIEVGQSYLEQLRDLPLTGGLLPKVIAAYNAGPLPVQIWNAQSRDGGDPLLYIESIPYWETRGYVSTVLRNYWMYESQSGKTVSPSRVALSQGMWPRFPGLPGASSVRLSAKAPNVSFSAN, encoded by the coding sequence ATGATCCGAAACGCAACCGGAAAGGCCCTGCTGGCCTGTGCAATGGCGGTGGTTCCACTGGGTCATGCTTACGCGGCCGACACCGCCGACGGTGCCATTCCCGACACGGCTCGCGTCGATGTGGCCCGGTCGGGGACCGGCATCCCGGTGCAGTTGGATGCCACCCAGCGCGATGGCTATCGCGCGGTTTTTGCCAGCATCCGGGCGCAAAAATGGCTCGATGCGCAGATCCAGCTCGATTCGATGAAGCCCGGCCCGCTCCATGCCATCGCCAAGGCCGAACTGCTCACTGCAAAGGGATCGCCCAAAGCCGATCTCGACCCGCTGATGAAGTTGCTGAACGAAGCGCCGGAACTGCCCCAGGCGACGCAGATACTGACCATGGCGAAATCGCGCGGCGCGATCGACCTGCCCTCCCTGCCTGAAACGCGCCGGCTCACCTGGCTCGGCAGTGCGCCGGTCCGGACGCGCGCCAAGAGCATCAAGAGTGATCTTCTCGCCGCCGAACTGGCAATCAGGATGCAGCCCTTCGTCAAGGCTGACCAAGGTGCCGAGGCGCAGGCCTTGCTCGACGCGACCCAGGGACTGACCCCTGAGGCGCAGACGGAATGGGAGCAGAAAGTCTCCTGGATCTATTATCTGCAGGGCGACGATGCGAATGCCAGAACGATGGCCGCCAAGGCCGCTCGCGGCGTCGGCGACTGGGCGGTTCAGGGTGACTGGGTCAATGCGCTCGCCGCATGGCGTCAGCATGATTGTACGGCAGCAGAGAGCGGTTTCGAGACCGTTGCCGCGCGAGCGAGCGACATCGAACTTCGCGCCGCCGGCCAATATTGGGCGGCGCGTGCCGATATGGCATGCGGCCGGCCCGAACGGATCGAGGCGCGGCTGAAAAGCGCGTCGCAATATCGCGAGACATTCTACGGCCTGCTCGCGCGCCAGACGCTGGGCATCCGTGACACCACGCCGCGCACCGCCAGCTATATCGCGGGCGACTGGCAGGCACTCGGCCGTCGGCCCAATATCCGTGTCGCTGCCGCTTTGGTCGAAATCGGCGAGAACAACCTCGCCGATGAGGTGATCAAGCAGCAGGCGAAACTGGGCGATCCGAGTGAATTCGGCTCACTGGTCCGGCTGACCTCGACGCTCAATCTGCCCGGCACCCTGGTATGGCTAGCGCATAACGGCCCGGTCGGCGCGGCTGCGTCGATCGAGGCGCGCTACCCTGCCCCGAACTGGACGCCCGATGGCGGCTGGCGGGTCGATCGCTCTCTGGTTTATGCCCATACGCTGCAGGAATCCAAGTTCCGCACCGATGTGGTGAGCAGCGCGGGTGCCTATGGCCTGATGCAGGTGCGTCCCGGGGCGGCAAGCGATATCGCGCGCAAACAGGGCCGCAGCTTCGATCGCTCCGCTCTCACCCGCCCATCGACCAATATCGAGGTCGGGCAAAGCTATCTCGAACAATTGCGCGACCTGCCGCTGACCGGCGGGCTGCTGCCCAAAGTGATCGCGGCCTATAATGCCGGGCCGCTGCCAGTGCAGATCTGGAACGCCCAATCGCGTGATGGTGGCGATCCGCTGCTCTACATCGAATCGATCCCCTATTGGGAAACGCGCGGCTATGTCTCGACCGTGCTGCGCAACTATTGGATGTATGAGAGCCAGAGCGGCAAGACCGTGTCGCCGAGCCGGGTCGCGCTGTCGCAGGGCATGTGGCCCCGCTTCCCCGGGCTTCCCGGCGCATCGTCGGTCAGGCTGAGCGCAAAGGCGCCAAACGTGTCCTTCAGTGCCAATTGA